Proteins encoded by one window of Oligoflexus sp.:
- a CDS encoding DUF2779 domain-containing protein, producing the protein MTKQRYFTKSLHKKALECPTKLYYHAQPDVYENRSLDDPFLRALAYGGFQVGELARIYFPGGIEVESLSPDAAVAETEKHLEKDEVTLFEAAVRSGPFLIRADVLVKSGSTLRLYEVKAKSIHPDDEDDFYDKRLLKKNIYKLKSKWDSYFQDIAFQTMVCQKAFPSYKIVPHLIFADKSKLTSVSGLNQRFLIAKGNGRNKIKVAEGTSLANVGQKILYTLSMSEHVTRLLADADFQKKADAWAAAYRSQTKLEAELSKACSSCEYRSDGSKGLKSGFHECWKARLKKDPEPGRLVIDLWNYRDADRLIAEGRLWLHEITEEDLKIDGDDQGLTTGQRQWLQVEGQAFADHEYLRQAMDAWKYPLHCIDFETTAVAIPFHEGRRPYEQIAFQFSHHIIHEDGQVIHAGEYLHAKKGEFPNFAFVRALKKELEGDQGSIFRYSNHENTILCAIHEQLRDSQEADKDELMQFIRTITKSGEKIADSWHGARCMIDLLEIVKKAYYNPLTKGSNSIKKVLPAVLEDSQVLQKKYSQPIYGGVIASRNFKNHTWLQKDAAGRLLDPYKQLPPLFTDVDPELLDTFLSDADEVADGGAAMMAFARMQFSEMNDLEFESLRQGLLRYCELDTLAMVMLIEHFQELLTPAYMSWGIISR; encoded by the coding sequence ATGACCAAGCAGCGTTATTTCACGAAGTCCTTGCATAAAAAAGCCCTGGAATGTCCCACCAAACTTTATTATCACGCCCAGCCCGATGTGTATGAAAACCGGAGCCTGGATGACCCCTTTTTGCGGGCGCTGGCCTATGGCGGATTTCAGGTCGGAGAGCTGGCGCGCATCTATTTCCCTGGTGGAATTGAAGTGGAATCCCTGTCGCCGGATGCGGCCGTGGCGGAAACCGAAAAGCACCTGGAGAAGGATGAGGTGACGCTTTTTGAAGCGGCTGTTCGCAGCGGACCCTTTTTGATTCGCGCGGATGTGTTGGTGAAAAGCGGCTCGACCCTGCGGCTCTATGAAGTGAAAGCGAAGTCGATTCATCCCGATGATGAAGACGACTTTTACGATAAGCGCCTTTTGAAAAAGAATATCTATAAGCTGAAATCGAAGTGGGATTCTTATTTCCAGGATATCGCTTTTCAAACCATGGTTTGTCAAAAGGCCTTTCCTTCATACAAAATCGTTCCGCATTTGATCTTCGCCGATAAAAGCAAACTGACGAGCGTTTCGGGACTCAATCAAAGATTTCTGATCGCTAAAGGCAACGGCCGCAACAAAATCAAGGTCGCTGAGGGAACCTCGCTGGCGAATGTCGGGCAGAAGATACTTTATACCCTATCCATGTCCGAGCATGTGACGAGGCTCCTCGCGGATGCGGACTTTCAAAAGAAAGCAGATGCCTGGGCTGCGGCCTACCGATCGCAAACCAAGCTGGAGGCGGAACTCAGCAAGGCCTGCAGTTCCTGCGAATACAGGAGCGATGGCAGCAAGGGGCTCAAGAGCGGCTTTCATGAATGCTGGAAGGCCCGCCTGAAAAAAGACCCGGAGCCGGGACGCCTTGTTATAGATCTTTGGAACTATCGCGATGCTGATCGGCTGATCGCCGAAGGACGCCTTTGGCTTCATGAGATCACCGAGGAGGATCTGAAGATCGACGGCGACGATCAGGGACTTACGACCGGGCAAAGGCAGTGGCTGCAGGTGGAAGGTCAAGCCTTTGCGGATCACGAGTACCTGCGGCAGGCGATGGACGCCTGGAAGTATCCCTTGCATTGCATCGACTTTGAAACCACGGCGGTGGCCATTCCCTTTCATGAAGGGCGCCGGCCTTATGAGCAGATCGCCTTTCAATTTTCGCATCACATCATTCATGAAGACGGCCAGGTGATTCATGCCGGCGAATATCTGCACGCGAAAAAAGGCGAGTTTCCCAACTTCGCATTCGTCCGCGCTTTGAAAAAGGAACTGGAGGGCGACCAGGGCAGCATCTTTCGCTATTCCAATCATGAGAATACGATACTCTGCGCGATTCACGAGCAGCTGCGGGACAGTCAGGAGGCGGACAAGGATGAGCTGATGCAGTTCATCCGCACGATCACCAAATCCGGGGAAAAAATCGCTGATTCCTGGCACGGCGCGCGCTGCATGATCGACCTTCTGGAGATCGTGAAGAAGGCCTATTACAATCCCCTGACCAAGGGTTCCAACAGCATCAAAAAGGTTTTGCCCGCGGTCCTGGAGGATTCCCAGGTCCTGCAGAAAAAATACAGCCAGCCGATCTATGGCGGCGTTATCGCGTCCCGCAATTTCAAAAACCACACCTGGCTGCAGAAGGACGCTGCAGGCCGTCTGCTGGATCCCTATAAGCAGCTGCCGCCGCTGTTCACGGACGTGGATCCCGAGCTTTTGGATACGTTTTTATCGGATGCGGATGAGGTGGCCGACGGTGGTGCGGCGATGATGGCTTTCGCCCGGATGCAGTTCAGTGAAATGAACGATCTGGAGTTTGAAAGTCTGCGCCAGGGTCTCTTGCGCTACTGTGAACTCGATACCCTGGCCATGGTCATGCTCATCGAGCACTTCCAGGAACTTCTGACTCCCGCTTACATGTCATGGGGCATCATATCGCGATAG
- a CDS encoding DUF4234 domain-containing protein — MLVHQRSEIEKRTAAPEYVRSVATDIILTLITCGLWNIWVQARQMRAVNFMINKEKYKFWIWAGLTLITCGLWHIYHEFRLSQDISLAMGKGPSDISPVVHLLLSIFALSIIADALQQAEINSYFGSHEL, encoded by the coding sequence GTGCTCGTGCATCAACGCAGCGAAATCGAAAAAAGAACGGCCGCACCGGAGTATGTTCGCAGTGTGGCCACAGACATCATTCTCACTCTCATCACCTGCGGCCTATGGAATATTTGGGTTCAGGCGCGGCAGATGCGGGCCGTGAACTTCATGATCAATAAAGAGAAGTATAAATTTTGGATCTGGGCGGGACTGACTCTCATCACCTGCGGTCTCTGGCACATCTATCATGAATTCCGCTTGAGTCAGGATATTTCGCTGGCCATGGGCAAGGGGCCGTCGGACATCAGCCCGGTCGTGCATCTGCTCCTCTCCATTTTTGCGCTCAGCATTATCGCCGATGCTCTGCAGCAGGCGGAGATCAACAGCTACTTCGGCAGCCATGAACTCTAA
- a CDS encoding DUF2752 domain-containing protein → MNSKRVLAGSGLLLFWIGIVSVHDVPLSTQGWASLVPLRCPLSFFFDIQCPTCGLGRSLVAAALGHGQESFRYHPLGLPLFWGSQALLLCWMFWSRGWERVRRFGQTFIRNRPVIWAVIAFYTIWGFCWRAPV, encoded by the coding sequence ATGAACTCTAAGCGTGTGCTCGCGGGCAGCGGCCTCCTGCTCTTCTGGATCGGCATCGTCTCGGTCCACGATGTCCCTTTATCCACGCAGGGCTGGGCCTCTTTGGTTCCCTTGCGCTGCCCCCTCAGCTTTTTTTTCGATATCCAATGCCCCACCTGCGGTCTCGGTCGGTCCCTGGTCGCCGCCGCGCTGGGCCACGGACAGGAATCCTTCCGTTACCATCCTCTGGGTTTGCCACTCTTCTGGGGAAGCCAGGCTCTGCTTTTATGCTGGATGTTCTGGTCGCGTGGGTGGGAAAGAGTCCGGCGGTTCGGACAAACGTTCATCCGTAACCGGCCGGTGATTTGGGCTGTGATCGCGTTTTACACGATCTGGGGCTTTTGCTGGCGCGCGCCAGTCTAA
- a CDS encoding M57 family metalloprotease, with protein sequence MKHLLVLLCFAGLASSCDGRLAPSTTQGTISDGLSYRWPSPFIPVCWENPTEATAAAQKAAQDIVVKEYARAGIHFTGWETCTAESKGIRVFQADTDVRQVLAFGARLDGVPNGLQLNLSFQDTSFYGCTGDDIIRCVEEDALHEFGHALGLRHEQSRIDSFCAQDQSAGLGEAGALPITPYDKDSVMNYCANDLQILLSKERPELSFWDVLALRVYYAVDVSLGKKACERDGHQWREDDLASCCEIQHDQLKAFDSRPYHYCEKDYSMRLDTLSDELLKDYLGADYEVMKSASSDDTGGPWLNLELACRYENFRSFGWEFYLDGDQLREFVTNKTFPIEMKPASNLVCDGISIENPAARGEYLKTSFTLKPSYQETNSIEGSYERSRRPAWVLFQNKTVLVELPTLDFQPLSLVLTCNRNNYIGYYQEEGEKGPVIRFDIPYNASYGPATHLHCSRLEAFDTEIPRDAAQSYRFKKHFGRVKLDAKDERFRVELNRVF encoded by the coding sequence ATGAAGCATCTCCTCGTTTTGCTATGTTTTGCCGGCCTGGCCAGTTCGTGTGATGGACGCCTTGCTCCATCGACGACTCAGGGCACGATCAGCGATGGTCTCAGCTACCGCTGGCCGAGTCCTTTCATTCCCGTCTGCTGGGAAAATCCCACGGAAGCCACGGCTGCGGCTCAAAAAGCGGCCCAGGACATCGTGGTCAAGGAGTACGCGAGGGCCGGCATTCATTTTACCGGCTGGGAAACCTGCACTGCGGAAAGCAAAGGCATTCGCGTCTTTCAAGCCGATACCGATGTGCGGCAGGTGCTCGCGTTTGGTGCAAGGCTGGATGGTGTTCCGAATGGCCTGCAGCTGAATCTGAGTTTTCAAGACACCTCATTCTATGGCTGCACGGGGGACGATATCATCCGCTGCGTGGAAGAGGATGCGCTGCATGAGTTTGGTCATGCTCTGGGTTTAAGGCACGAGCAAAGCCGCATCGATTCGTTCTGCGCCCAGGATCAGTCCGCCGGTCTTGGTGAGGCAGGAGCCTTGCCCATCACGCCTTATGACAAGGATTCCGTGATGAATTACTGTGCCAACGATCTGCAGATTCTTCTGAGCAAGGAAAGGCCCGAGCTGAGCTTTTGGGATGTGCTGGCCCTTCGCGTTTACTACGCCGTCGATGTTTCCCTTGGGAAAAAAGCCTGTGAACGGGACGGCCATCAGTGGCGCGAGGATGATCTGGCGTCCTGCTGCGAGATTCAGCATGATCAGCTGAAAGCTTTTGATTCGCGTCCCTATCATTACTGCGAGAAGGATTATTCGATGCGTCTGGATACCCTGAGCGATGAGCTGCTCAAGGATTATCTGGGCGCGGACTATGAAGTCATGAAGTCCGCTTCATCGGACGATACGGGCGGACCTTGGCTGAATCTGGAACTCGCCTGCCGCTATGAAAATTTCCGCAGCTTCGGCTGGGAATTTTACCTGGACGGGGATCAGCTGCGCGAATTCGTCACGAACAAAACGTTTCCGATTGAAATGAAGCCGGCCTCCAACCTTGTCTGCGATGGTATCAGCATTGAAAATCCTGCGGCGCGCGGAGAATACCTGAAAACCAGCTTCACCTTGAAGCCTTCCTATCAGGAGACGAATTCCATCGAGGGAAGCTACGAGCGAAGTCGCCGTCCGGCCTGGGTGCTCTTTCAGAATAAAACCGTGCTCGTCGAACTGCCAACGCTCGACTTTCAGCCGCTGAGCCTTGTCCTCACCTGCAATCGCAACAATTATATCGGCTACTATCAGGAGGAAGGCGAGAAAGGACCTGTCATACGTTTTGATATCCCCTATAACGCGAGCTATGGTCCCGCCACGCATCTTCACTGCAGCCGTTTGGAAGCCTTTGATACCGAGATTCCACGCGACGCGGCCCAGTCCTATCGTTTTAAAAAGCATTTTGGACGCGTGAAACTGGATGCGAAGGATGAACGTTTCCGCGTGGAACTGAACAGGGTTTTTTAG
- a CDS encoding S9 family peptidase, which translates to MSPLPYPRFWRLALLGSLLGPGFAVAEPGPTAADSSWQDLQQQLRSTRSFRLGAPFNVRILDGGERVLYQKAIPPSTAAAVYEFNRITGVETKVLDAEMLGAGEGPVSAEEKALRERLRLLTGGISFYDNHPKGDWILTPVKGKLFLYDRTTQKSREIGAGKGPAFGPKISPDHKQVAFVRASNLYVAPVSGGPAVAVTQGGTEEKSFGVAEFIAQEELNRKDGFWWSPDSQTLLMQAVDQRHVERLSIADPFRPDAEPQRPYYPRPGKANATFRFGFVSAKGGRVTWIDFGKEPFEYVGPVQWSKHGKPSFLLLNRLQNEARLVTADPKTGRTETLIKETDAAWVDIDRSVPLWLPDNQGFLWTSESSGPKRLNLHDGKGQFIRNVSPANIQVRSVLGASKDGKTVYYEGATDSIASAVYASQIADGTTRTVLAQDNGSVGVSSSFNDQLFAARVTTLDGADRTALRSWTDDKEQVIPSAAAEPVMKANATIVRIGPQEIRTVIVRPSNFNPKKKYPVVEHAYGGPSSLQVRASGRAYLEDQVLADALQAVVVRMDTAGTPDRGRDWERAIFKKFGSLPVNDHAETLKLLCAKYPELDANRIGVYGWSYGGYFAAYAVLARPDVYKAGVAGAPPVDWVDYDTAYTERYLGLPEKDQEAYQSSSILTLLQPEKRSKTPKPLLVIHGTADDNVFFFNSMKLIDALERAAWPYEFLPLMGQTHMVTDAELDARRFDRTLNFFRQHLNSTP; encoded by the coding sequence ATGAGCCCACTTCCTTATCCCCGATTCTGGCGCCTGGCTCTTTTGGGTAGTCTCCTTGGACCAGGTTTCGCGGTCGCTGAACCCGGGCCGACAGCGGCCGACAGCAGCTGGCAGGACCTTCAGCAGCAGCTCCGCAGCACACGGTCTTTCCGACTCGGTGCGCCCTTTAACGTACGTATTCTGGATGGGGGCGAACGCGTCCTTTATCAAAAAGCGATACCCCCTTCGACCGCGGCCGCGGTTTATGAATTCAATCGCATCACCGGCGTCGAAACCAAGGTTTTGGATGCTGAGATGTTGGGTGCGGGCGAAGGGCCTGTGTCCGCCGAAGAGAAAGCGCTGCGCGAACGCCTGCGTCTTCTGACCGGCGGCATCAGTTTTTATGACAATCATCCCAAAGGCGATTGGATACTGACGCCGGTCAAAGGCAAACTCTTCCTTTATGATCGCACGACGCAAAAATCCCGCGAGATCGGTGCAGGCAAAGGCCCTGCTTTCGGCCCTAAAATCTCGCCGGATCATAAGCAGGTGGCCTTCGTTCGCGCCAGCAATCTTTATGTGGCGCCTGTGAGCGGGGGTCCTGCTGTGGCTGTGACGCAAGGCGGCACCGAGGAAAAAAGTTTTGGCGTTGCCGAATTCATCGCGCAGGAGGAATTGAATCGGAAGGATGGCTTCTGGTGGTCACCCGACAGTCAAACTCTTTTGATGCAGGCCGTGGATCAAAGGCATGTCGAGCGCCTGTCCATCGCCGATCCCTTCCGTCCTGATGCCGAACCGCAAAGACCTTATTATCCGCGTCCGGGCAAGGCCAATGCCACCTTCCGCTTTGGTTTCGTTTCCGCCAAAGGCGGCAGGGTCACGTGGATTGATTTCGGCAAAGAGCCCTTTGAATATGTCGGGCCCGTGCAATGGAGCAAGCATGGCAAACCCAGTTTCCTTCTTCTGAATCGCCTGCAGAATGAAGCGCGCCTTGTAACCGCGGATCCCAAAACCGGGCGCACCGAAACGCTTATCAAGGAAACCGATGCGGCCTGGGTGGATATAGATCGCTCTGTTCCGCTCTGGTTGCCTGACAATCAAGGCTTTTTGTGGACCTCGGAAAGCTCGGGACCCAAGCGTTTGAATCTGCATGATGGCAAGGGTCAATTCATTCGCAATGTGAGTCCGGCCAACATTCAGGTCCGCAGTGTGCTGGGTGCCTCGAAGGATGGCAAGACCGTTTACTATGAAGGCGCCACCGACAGCATCGCCTCGGCCGTCTATGCTTCACAGATTGCCGATGGCACGACCCGCACGGTTCTAGCCCAGGACAATGGCAGCGTCGGCGTTTCCAGCAGTTTCAATGATCAGCTTTTCGCGGCACGCGTCACGACTCTGGACGGAGCGGATCGCACCGCGCTGCGCAGCTGGACGGATGACAAGGAGCAGGTGATTCCCTCGGCCGCTGCCGAACCCGTGATGAAAGCCAATGCCACCATCGTCCGCATAGGTCCCCAGGAGATTCGGACTGTCATCGTGCGTCCCAGCAATTTCAATCCGAAGAAAAAATATCCGGTGGTGGAACATGCCTATGGCGGCCCCAGTTCCCTCCAGGTCCGCGCCTCGGGTCGGGCCTACCTTGAAGACCAGGTGCTGGCCGATGCGCTGCAGGCTGTGGTGGTGCGTATGGATACCGCCGGCACACCGGATCGCGGTCGCGACTGGGAGCGGGCCATCTTTAAAAAATTCGGCTCGTTGCCTGTGAACGATCATGCCGAGACTCTGAAACTCCTCTGCGCAAAATATCCCGAGCTCGATGCGAATCGCATCGGCGTTTACGGCTGGTCCTATGGTGGATATTTCGCAGCCTACGCGGTGCTCGCGCGGCCGGATGTTTATAAAGCCGGTGTGGCCGGAGCGCCGCCTGTGGATTGGGTGGACTATGATACGGCTTATACCGAACGTTATCTCGGTCTTCCTGAAAAAGACCAGGAAGCCTATCAATCGAGTTCCATCCTCACGCTGCTGCAGCCTGAAAAACGCAGCAAAACCCCGAAGCCGCTCCTCGTGATTCATGGAACGGCCGATGATAACGTCTTCTTTTTCAATTCCATGAAATTGATCGACGCTCTGGAGCGAGCGGCCTGGCCTTATGAGTTCCTGCCCCTGATGGGCCAGACCCATATGGTGACCGATGCGGAATTGGATGCGCGACGCTTCGATCGCACCCTCAACTTTTTCCGTCAGCATCTCAATTCCACTCCTTAA
- a CDS encoding protein kinase domain-containing protein, whose amino-acid sequence MARMQKQLIGNRYRIKGLIGEGGMASVYAALDEKLDRRVAVKILHQHLARNPDIRERFLLEAKTVSNLDHPNIIKVYDFSGLDSEQLWMVSEILYGVDLAEYVKRYPKNRLHPIVAILIAREVCRALHEAHKLNIVHRDIKPENIMLLDTGQVKLMDFGIAKVHRAKATQTGTFMGSPSYMSPEQIRGSDVDVRADIYSLSVLFYEIVTGVLPYSGQTTAEVINKIMVGRYTAANLLAPELPFVINEIINKGMKSAKEERFQDILEMAGALDHFLQGFGFGESSKELEQYTHNRLAFDERLAKLKMPKTTVPKIESHKNILDQSKPYSSRSQHTSIKRDAVDPMAETKALSQPKPSRGATTPPRNARPADGNHGNTGTRGHAPQQKHTNHRPGTMGDLPTQLLPQQPSPQAPQPRQPSSHTQHPQSSMRPSATVPPQSQHSQHAPHSQSSRARTPAQKVIIREVGGIDKRRKSSTSTYVMFGLIAAIVLVFIFGGDKLMNQVKRDSSRVAQQIDPSKQKKPTAPRTEPAAPRPGKAEPAPVEMPTIPAVESQTVVIDHNKPPVVSEKETATFKTGRPVVTTNKVLNASSRPSRLAIQTPPPETSKPRKEPDPTPDPTPQAPPANETRPPVLASVPEKQIVTDRLPPEPPRKGEPGTLRVSALPAAEIFIDGKPYGTTNDPEIAGQGIRLDPGSYSLRLKRKGYKIDEQQVQIKASEQKNLNVTLLKTVDLVELNIRSNRNPAQLVIEDLRDGGRRKEMNMTKSSLILNLRPGTYRVVVTFEREVVSRVFELRESEGSQTFTADFK is encoded by the coding sequence ATGGCCCGGATGCAGAAACAGCTGATCGGCAATCGCTATCGAATCAAAGGCCTCATCGGAGAAGGGGGCATGGCCTCCGTGTATGCGGCGCTTGATGAAAAACTCGATCGGCGGGTGGCCGTAAAAATTCTGCATCAGCATCTGGCTCGAAACCCCGATATCCGCGAACGCTTCCTTCTCGAAGCGAAAACGGTTTCGAATCTGGATCATCCGAACATCATTAAAGTCTATGATTTCTCGGGACTCGACTCGGAACAGCTCTGGATGGTCTCTGAGATCCTCTATGGGGTGGACCTTGCCGAATATGTGAAGCGTTATCCCAAGAATCGACTGCATCCCATCGTTGCGATCCTGATCGCGCGTGAAGTCTGCCGCGCTTTGCATGAAGCCCATAAACTGAATATCGTGCATCGCGATATCAAACCGGAAAACATCATGCTGCTCGATACGGGGCAGGTGAAGCTCATGGATTTCGGCATCGCCAAGGTGCATCGCGCGAAAGCCACGCAGACCGGGACTTTCATGGGCTCTCCGAGTTACATGTCGCCCGAGCAGATTCGCGGCAGTGATGTGGACGTCCGGGCGGATATCTATAGCCTGTCCGTCCTCTTTTATGAAATCGTCACGGGCGTTCTTCCCTATTCAGGTCAGACGACGGCGGAAGTCATCAATAAGATCATGGTGGGGCGCTATACCGCAGCGAACCTTCTGGCCCCCGAGCTGCCTTTCGTGATCAATGAGATCATCAATAAAGGCATGAAGAGCGCGAAAGAGGAACGCTTCCAGGACATCCTGGAAATGGCCGGCGCCTTGGATCACTTCCTTCAGGGTTTTGGTTTTGGCGAAAGCTCCAAGGAACTGGAGCAGTATACGCATAATCGCCTGGCCTTCGACGAACGCCTGGCCAAACTCAAAATGCCGAAGACCACGGTTCCGAAGATTGAATCGCACAAAAATATACTCGATCAGAGCAAGCCCTATAGCTCGCGCAGTCAGCACACGTCCATCAAACGTGATGCCGTCGATCCCATGGCGGAAACCAAGGCCCTGAGCCAGCCGAAGCCTTCACGCGGAGCCACGACACCGCCGCGCAATGCGCGCCCTGCGGATGGCAATCATGGCAACACCGGAACGCGCGGGCATGCCCCGCAGCAGAAGCATACGAATCATCGTCCCGGAACCATGGGCGATTTGCCCACGCAGCTCCTGCCGCAGCAGCCTTCGCCCCAGGCTCCGCAGCCACGACAGCCGTCGTCACACACGCAGCATCCGCAATCCTCGATGCGGCCATCTGCGACCGTGCCTCCTCAGTCGCAGCATTCGCAACACGCGCCTCATTCACAGTCCTCACGCGCGCGGACTCCGGCGCAGAAGGTGATCATTCGCGAAGTCGGCGGCATCGACAAACGCAGAAAGTCCAGCACCAGCACCTATGTGATGTTTGGACTGATCGCGGCCATCGTCCTCGTCTTCATCTTCGGCGGCGATAAGCTCATGAATCAGGTGAAGCGCGACAGCTCCAGGGTTGCTCAGCAGATTGATCCGTCCAAACAGAAAAAACCGACAGCGCCCCGGACCGAACCTGCAGCGCCGCGTCCCGGCAAAGCCGAGCCGGCTCCTGTGGAAATGCCCACGATTCCGGCCGTGGAAAGTCAGACGGTGGTGATCGATCATAATAAGCCGCCGGTCGTCAGCGAGAAGGAAACCGCGACTTTCAAAACGGGTCGTCCGGTGGTGACCACCAATAAAGTCCTGAATGCCTCCAGTCGTCCGAGTCGTCTGGCCATTCAAACGCCACCACCTGAGACGAGCAAACCCAGGAAGGAACCGGATCCGACACCGGATCCCACGCCTCAGGCGCCGCCTGCCAATGAAACAAGGCCGCCTGTGCTGGCTTCCGTTCCCGAAAAGCAGATCGTGACGGATCGACTGCCGCCCGAGCCGCCCCGAAAAGGCGAACCGGGAACACTGCGCGTCTCAGCACTGCCCGCTGCTGAAATATTCATTGATGGCAAACCTTACGGCACCACCAATGATCCCGAAATCGCCGGCCAGGGCATACGCCTGGATCCGGGTTCCTATTCCCTGCGCCTGAAGCGCAAGGGTTACAAGATTGATGAACAGCAGGTTCAGATCAAAGCCAGTGAGCAAAAGAATCTGAACGTCACGCTCTTAAAAACCGTGGATCTCGTCGAACTGAACATTCGGTCCAACCGCAACCCGGCCCAGCTGGTTATTGAAGATCTGAGAGATGGCGGGCGGCGGAAGGAAATGAATATGACCAAGTCGTCCCTGATCTTGAACCTGAGACCGGGGACCTATCGGGTGGTTGTAACCTTTGAACGGGAAGTTGTGAGTCGTGTGTTTGAATTAAGGGAGAGTGAAGGATCTCAGACGTTTACTGCTGACTTCAAGTGA
- a CDS encoding tetratricopeptide repeat protein: protein MLTFSLSLLLIIFLPVSASGKTPVYKQGLQHYAKGEFDKAVQSLQNALKKKPSKAEKVKIYKYIGLSLYTLGRQAEAEKNFEQCLATDSACSIEAKEALDESVLPFFQNIKRGVNERKNAPKPKTRILVKTPIKDAEILMDGILLGPANASLDANPGTREITLQAKGYRPRRVKIAVNKNVENVYEISLDKLPPKVDAKALEREKEKERERERDKAKQQKIAREKAKEKERDRERAARKLEARKEKEKKEKEKEKVPPVLPNEDESAKKLADPGPEPKKESLEMPEEKGPPVTAAASSPADVPAELEREPVSIAHFLPLGVGQFYNGDYLLGTLFLTTQLYAGAVIVQANQDIQQAEDNEQAAIRRAQVDPTVTPDDLLAFSQAKQAFVKDKQERLNLALGAAAGTYVFGVVHALIMRPYVLPAAVSMQLMPTGNQGLELQVHWDF, encoded by the coding sequence ATGCTCACGTTCAGTCTCAGCCTGCTTCTTATTATCTTTCTTCCCGTATCCGCCAGTGGAAAAACGCCTGTCTATAAGCAGGGCCTGCAGCATTACGCCAAGGGCGAATTCGATAAGGCCGTGCAGAGCCTGCAGAACGCCTTGAAAAAGAAGCCGAGCAAGGCTGAGAAAGTCAAAATCTATAAATACATTGGCCTGAGCCTTTATACCCTGGGCCGCCAGGCCGAGGCCGAGAAAAATTTCGAGCAGTGTCTGGCCACCGATTCGGCCTGCAGCATCGAAGCCAAGGAAGCCCTCGATGAATCCGTTCTGCCCTTCTTCCAAAACATCAAGCGCGGCGTCAACGAAAGAAAGAATGCACCGAAACCCAAGACCCGCATTCTGGTCAAAACACCGATCAAGGACGCTGAAATCCTGATGGATGGCATCCTCCTGGGTCCCGCCAATGCTTCACTCGATGCGAACCCAGGGACGCGCGAGATCACCCTGCAGGCGAAAGGCTATCGGCCTCGCCGCGTGAAGATCGCCGTGAATAAGAACGTTGAGAACGTCTACGAAATCTCTCTGGATAAACTGCCGCCCAAGGTGGATGCCAAGGCCCTGGAGCGGGAGAAGGAAAAGGAAAGAGAGCGCGAGCGGGACAAAGCCAAACAGCAGAAAATCGCGCGCGAAAAGGCCAAGGAAAAGGAACGTGATCGGGAACGCGCAGCCCGCAAGCTTGAGGCGCGCAAGGAAAAGGAAAAGAAAGAGAAAGAAAAGGAAAAGGTTCCGCCTGTCCTTCCGAATGAGGATGAAAGCGCGAAAAAACTCGCGGATCCCGGACCGGAGCCGAAGAAGGAGAGCCTTGAGATGCCGGAAGAAAAAGGCCCTCCGGTCACAGCCGCAGCCTCGTCCCCAGCGGATGTTCCCGCCGAGCTGGAGCGCGAACCCGTGAGCATCGCGCACTTTCTGCCGCTCGGCGTTGGTCAGTTCTATAACGGCGATTATCTCCTGGGAACGCTGTTCCTGACCACGCAGCTCTATGCCGGAGCCGTCATCGTGCAGGCCAATCAGGATATTCAGCAGGCCGAGGACAATGAGCAGGCCGCGATTCGGCGCGCGCAGGTCGATCCCACCGTGACGCCCGACGATCTTCTCGCGTTCTCACAGGCCAAGCAGGCTTTCGTGAAAGATAAGCAGGAGCGATTGAATCTCGCTTTGGGAGCTGCGGCGGGCACCTATGTCTTCGGCGTGGTGCATGCACTCATCATGCGGCCTTACGTTTTGCCCGCCGCGGTCAGCATGCAGCTCATGCCCACCGGGAATCAGGGCCTTGAGCTGCAGGTTCACTGGGATTTTTAA